The sequence below is a genomic window from Lolium perenne isolate Kyuss_39 chromosome 4, Kyuss_2.0, whole genome shotgun sequence.
aaataagtttaagtcaaagtacatatgatggatattgaagtagttcaatatagaaatattaagaaaatgttcttgtcatgtgaaggtttaacaagacttgagtgtatctgacactcgatgagtaaaaacacatgagtgattttagatcacgaataaaatgtaaaaaatcagatatcttgtgctctaaaatgttatgagcatataccggaatgattcataagatgatcatgggacgacagtaagaatatccttgagtactttagaagaactaaggatatatatatatatatatttgtatgacgaaatgataaacaaatcgctgtaaggtgttacaccgatattggttttgtcacatataaaatataatttcaatctcaaattagactaagtgttgtttaaaaggtagcacaatgagctagaagttgtctatgctagatttagaagagttctaaatattgtgacggattctataaaagaaggcagagtatgtcattgttttgacaatgacaaaggatgttaagtcaagaggttctttgagaacttggtgtagttaaaatgagtcgaactttgaagctatattgtgtatgacaatataagtgacatatttcagacagcggaattaaggttccaccagaagatcaaacatatttaatgccgactcatttggaaatgagtgatgcgttgagacgtaaatgaattacaaaatacatacgtttctgagcatgtcagatccattgactaaaacctctcccgtgagcaaaacatgataaagcaccagaaggccaaggtgttatatctttacaaatgtaaactagattattgactctagtgcaagtgggagactgaaggagatatgccctagaggcaataataaagtggttattatttatatctttatgtttatgataagtttatatatcatgctataattgtattaaccgaaacattagtacatgtgtgatatgtagacaaacaaagaagtccctagtatgcctcttaaactagcttgttgattaatggatgattagtttcataatcatgaacattggatgttattaataacaaggttatatcattatatgaatgatgtaatggacacacccaattaagcgtagcataagatctcgtcattaagttatttgctataagctttcgatacatagttacctagtccttatgaccatgagatcatgtaaatcacttatgccggaaaggtactttgattacatcaaacgccactgcgtaaatgggtggttataaaggtgggattaagtatccggaaagtatgagttgaggcatatggatcaacagtgggatttgtccatcccgatgacggatagatatactctgggccctctcggtggaatgtcgtctaatgtcttgcaagcatatgaatgagttcataagagaccacataccactgatgcagtaaagagtacttgtcaggagacgaggttgaacaaggtatagagtgataccgaagatcaaacctcggacaagtaaaatatcgcgtgacaaagggaattggtattgtatgtgaatggttcattcgatcactaaagtcatcgttgaatatgtgggagccattatggatctccagatcccgctattggttattggtcggagtgagtactcaaccatgtccgcatagttcacgaaccgtagggtgacacacttaaagttggatgttgaaatggtagaacttgaatatggaatggagttcgaatatttgttcggagtcccggatgagatcacggacatcacgaggagttccggaatggtccggagaataagattcatatataggaagtcatattccaagtttggaaatgatccggtgcatttatggcaggttctagaaggttctagaaaagtccggaaaaatggcactatggaaagtggagtcccggagggactccactagcatggccggccaaaccctaaaggggaggagtccaaggtggactccaccttggtggccggccagccccacctcaaggaaaggtgggagtcccaccttgagtaggactccccccttgagtaggtttcccacttttgggaggttttgttgttggggtcttattcgaagacttggactacaactcttggggcttccacctatataatgagggacaaggggagggtggccggccactcttgcctccaaccttggctgcccccctttgtggccggcgcccaaggcacccctctccccaaaccctagcacccctcctccactacttctcccgcatatgcttagcgaagctccgccggagatctccatcgacaccgacaccacgccgtcgtgctgccggattcaagaggagctactacttccgctgcccgctggaacggggaggtggacgtcgtcttcatcaacaaccgaacgtgtgaccgagtacggaggtgctgcccgttcgtggcgccggaagcgatcgtgatcaagatcttctacgcgcttttgcaagcggcaagtgaacgtctaccgcagcaacaagagcctcatcttgtaggctttggaatctcttcaagggtgagactcgataccccctcgttgctaccgtcttctagattgcatcttggcttggattgcgtgttcgcggtaggaaaatttttgttttctatgcaacgttatcctacaccaaaGAGGTGGAGCTGAAGGCGAAGGAAGTTGAGCTCAAACGCCAAGCCGAGGACAACCTCATcatgaacgccgacttgaccaacatGAGCGAGGCAAAGAGAACTTGGTTCGAGAAGAGACAGAAGGAGATCCTCGAGCGCCCAAATTGAGTTAGACAATCTCAattgtaatttttatattttttgcaaactatggcacattttatttGATTTATCATGGTACATTTGATAATATTTTATGCTATTTGATAATATTTTATGTTTATTATATATTCTTCTATGTTTACGAGATATTATTCTATATTTGTTAGACATTGTTTATAAGGATCTGTGGCCAGAGGACCTATTTTCCAAAGAAATAGGCCAAATGGCCAAATGGGTGGCCGCTGCGTTGGGCGCAgcctgcgacccaaacggacgcgcggacgcggggctccgtccgcgcgtccgctcgggtacgcaaacggcccaaaacggacggcccagcgcgtccgtttgggtcgcccggttggagatgccctaaggcctCTTTCGCCGGTGTTGCTGGTCGGAGACGGCTGAGGGGAGGTGCCGGATCTGGTAGGGTAGGTAGTAGATCAGGGTTTGATCCCTTAGTGGTGTTTTGGAATAGGAAGCTGGATCTCTCTAGCCAGATCTGGCTCATCTTGGTTTGGGTGTTCTTTACTGCTTCCCTCCGGTGGCAGGAGCCGGGGCAAGTGGGGGAGCTGCAGCCAGCCATCTCCGAAAATAAGGCCATGTTGAGCTTCACCGTGCTGGTGTGTCTGCGCGTCACCAGGCGGTGGTTGCTGGTCTTCTTCGTCGCGTCTCCAAGGAGGAAGACGAAAGGGGAGAGCTCCAGCATAGGCTCTGTCAATAAGCGCAGCCACCTCCCGGTTAGTGATCTCTATGCTCTGCTCGCTCTCTTGgccggccgtggcggcgagggggagaggggagagggttcGTTGGTCGCTGGCGTTGGGAAGTGTTGGGGAGTTGTGGTTTCTGTGTGTACTCCGGCGATATCCAAGCGACGTCGTTGTCTGGCTTCCGCTATCTTCGGCCAAAGGGATGGCCTCGCCATACTCCACTGTGACTCGGGCTACTACTTCCTCCAGAGGTGGATCTTCTCCGACCTCAGCGCGGCAGCATCCGCTCCTGCTGCCCCAAGTGGTTCTGTCCCCGGTGGTGACAGGAACGGCCGCAGCTGTAGGTTCTCCATCGGCGGCGATGAGCAAGGACTGGATCGCTTTTTTGCGATCTCCTCAAGGGTGCTCGTTGTAAAAGTTATGGGCCAGGCTGTAATTCTCTTTTCTTTGGGGTCCTTCATGTAATCGTGTACCTGCCGCCATATTAATGCAGAAACTAGGTCCTTCGGGACCTTTCCCGTTCAAAAAAAAGGCGGACACACTTTGGAAGTTATTTTTCTCCACCGGTTTACAAATCCTAGAAGCTGGAACTACACGTATCTGCCCGACAGCAAAAAGGCAAAGCTCGAAATACCATACTTTGTACTCCAAGTGGGAGAAAGCATGTCCACGACAGTACAAAAGCAACGAAATTAGCAAGTTAGTCTTAGGGGTTCCCTTGGCACTTGGCAGAGAGTGGAAGAGGAGCAACGTCCTCAAGGGAGGAATGGTGACATTCAGATCTGCCATTGCGTCAACGTTGAACTTGCTGACAGGGGTTTCTCCCGATTCCCAAAACCACACCACATAAGATCCCGAGACATAGAGATGTAGACCTCGAATTCTTTCGAGGAAAGACTCCGCCACGAATGGAGGGTGCGGGTGGTAGTGCAAAATATGGAGCTAGGTCTAGGCTCACCTAACCCATATCCATCTTGCCATGAATTAATAGGGGTGTAGGTGTAACATCCCAGGTTTTAGGAAAATTGCGAGGTAGTTTTAGAAGGGGTTGTGCATTTGCATCTCAAAACGGGGAAAAAAAATCACGCCTTAGAACTAAAACCTAGGGGGGTCGATGTCTCTCTCTCGTTGTGAATTAGAGTTTAGTCGTGGAGAGAGTGCTATAGTTTTCGATATGACCTCTTTGAAAACTAGGGTTTTTTAGGGGGGAAATTTGAATTGAAGATCAAATACACactttgaattcatatttgaactGTAAACAAGTAaagaatttgaaatcaagccgttACTTTAAAAATGGAATTCAAAACTTAATAGAATAAGTTACAACACCTAAAAAGTAGATAAATTACAACTTTATTGATCTTAACACATCATACAATGTTTTTTTACAAcaactaaataaataaataaaattacaagtttccaaatagaaaatgaaaacctAAATCTAAAGTCCTAGCTATTGTTTcttcatattatcatcttcatttTTATCTTCCATTCTTTGTTCTTGTATAACCTCCACACAATAAAAAAAATCAAAGTGGACAAGTGGAATGCCAAATGGCATTCAAATTCAAATCAAGGTCAGGATAAACATCCCACGACCGGCCTGATCCATAGTAGCTTGGAACCTCAGCAACCCTAATATCTGAGGAGCTCACACAAAAGGCGGAACAAGAGTCACGAGGCACCTGTCCAACATGCCAAAAAACAGAAGCTGCTATAAAATGGAATTGTCATTCTTTCGAGAAAATATGTGTGCGGACATAGAATGTACATGTGTACATCTATTTTTTGACATTTAAAACAGGTTTTTTAAATAATGGGTGCATCTACACCTATGACCTAAAATGCATTTCCCATATATTCATATCTTTTCCTAAATAGTTCAACAATTTGTGAAATTTAACTTTAAGGAGTATAAGTTCATATTTTGTTAGTTCCAGTGGAAAATGTAATAACAGTTGGGGCTGAGCTAATAAATAAcagctagatacatctaaattttaatgGAGTAGATaacatgggacggagggagtatttctttTCTAAAATACAGCCACTCTGACAGTCATTGTGTTGACCGGCAATAAAAACACCTGACCTACACTGACAGCATCGTTGCTACTCCAGCTCCAGATCCGAACGTTACAATCCAAAGGCATTGAAAACTTTCGAGCCCGAACAAACACCCCCGACATAGCCGCCACACTGCTGCACACCACTCGCAGCTCAAACACCAACAAACTAGCTCAGACCAACGGCGCCGATCTCACGCGCCCCCGCGCGTCGACGATGGCCGCCGGAGCTCGAGACGGTCTCGACGACGAGGTGCTGCAGGAGCTGCGGAGCCAGGCGACGCGGCTGCTGCTCAAGGAGGACTGGGCGGGGTACATCAGCGTCTGCACCCGCATCGTCGACGCCGCCGCCACGGACCGCCGGATCCTCTGCTCCGCGCTCGCCCACCGCGCCGACGGCCGCGCGCGCCTCGGCGACTTATCCGGCGCGCTCGCCGACTGCGACGCCGCGCTCGCGGCCGATCCGGCCCACCCGGCCGCGCTGCTCGCCAAGGGCGCCGTGCTCCGCGGCCTCGGCCGGTACGCGCTCGCCGCCGACTGCTTCCGCGCTGTGCTCCCCGCGGGCAGCGGCGCAGACGATGTGCGGGAGCTGCTCGAGCAGTGCAGGCGCCTGGACGCGCAGGCGAGGAGCGGGGCTGTGGATTTGTCCGATTGGGTGCTCGCGGGGTTCTCCGGCAAGTGCCCAGATCTCGCGGAGCACGTCGGGCCTGTGGAGGTGCGCCGGTCCGCTCACGGCGGCCGGGGGGTCTTTGCCGTGAAGGGCGTCGAGGCCGGGGGCACTCTGATGATCTCCAAGGCTGTGGCGATAGGGAGAGGGGTAATTCCGGACGCGGCCGATGGGGGAGAGAAGATGGTGGTCTGGAAGGACTTTGTAGACAAGGTGCTCGACGCCGCTGAGAAGTGCCCGAGGACAGCTTCTCTGATCTATACTCTGTCCACCggcgaggagcaggaggaggagctcGACGTCCCGGATATGGCATTGTTCAAGCAAGAACCAGAGGAGCTTGGTGACGGCGTGCCGGAGACAGGGGGTCAAGAGGCTCTTGATGTGGACAGGATCATGAAGGTGCTCGACGTGAATTCCTTGACCGAGGACGCACCATCAGCCAATCTGCTTGGCAACAGTGGCATCATCAACTGCGGTGTGGGACTGTGGATCTTGCCGTCGTTGATAAACCATTCCTGCCATCCAAATGCACGGCGCACCCATGTCGGAGATCATACCGTTGTTCACGCCTCGAGGGACATCAAGGCCGGGGAGGAGGTCACATTTCCCTATTTCGAGGTGCTCATGCCGGTGGGGAAGCGCCGGGAGGCGGCAAGGGCGTGGGGGTTTGAATGCCGGTGTGACCGATGCCGGTTTGAAGACGAGGACACCGTTCTCAGGCAAGAACTCGTCAGATCAGAGAATGAGTTGGTTAATGGAGGAGGGGACATGGGAGCACTGGTGGTGCGGCTTGAGGACAAGATGAGGAAGTCCATGGTGAAGGAGAGGCGAAAGGCATTCTTGCGAGCATCCTTCTGGAGTGCGTACTCCGCCTTGTTCGATAATGGCAGGTTGCTGAGGAAGTGGGAGAGGAGGGTTCCTAGCGAGGCCGTCATCGCATTTAGCGTAGCCAGCGCGGTCGGCGGTTGTGAGAGTGTGCTGAAGGCAATGCTGAGGGGTGCCAATGATGGCAATAGTTGCGGCAATCGGCTAGAGGTTGAGGACAAGGTGGTGAGGATTGGGAGGGCCACCTATGGCAAGGTAGTGAAAAGGCAGGCAATGAGGGCTCTCTTCAGACTTAGATTGGAGGGGGACAACAGCAAAAGCTTCTAGATATTTATTCTTGCTTCTATTCTTCATTCCTCAGTTCAGATAGGTTTATGTTGAAGCAAATGCTCTTGTTTGCACAATGTTTTGTTTCGAATCAAGATCATACATGAGAGCTCTATTTGTATGCTCTATTGGTCTTGGTTTTGGGTAATTCATTCAGTGTTTGACCTGAATTCTCACATTTTATCGATGTCATTTATCAAGTGATGTTCTTCATATTCACAGCTTCTGCTACAAGTTCCTAATAAATAGAAGGTGACTTGCTTCCATCAATATTTCCTATAGTGAGAgcatcaaagaacttcttgatgtAACAATGTTTCACTGAAATtgctctgctttggcttcgcaaATTCATAATTTTCTCAACTTGCTCTGCTTTGGCTTCACAAATTGTTTCACTGAAAGATGTAACAATGTACCTAAATCAAGTCACTATGTACATGTTTGGTGCAATTAATATTACAGACCAGAGGGACTATAAGCATGGTCCATCGCTGAAGATGAAATAAGCACAATCCTAACTGTCATCAAATACTTCAACTAGACGTACAGCAAAACAGGAAGAGAATGCAGAATCCGTGATCTGGCTTAGCACAAAACACACACAACATACCGAGTTACTATGCATATACAAACGAGTTTTTTCTTGGTGAACAGATCACAAAAAGGATACAAACGGTAAGTTCCAGCTCGTCAGGGGGTTAGGTTAGGGACACCATGTGAATGAGGCCAATCTTAATTCTCGCTCACACCAAGATTGTCCTAAAGTTTGGTGCCTGGCAGCATATATCACCTAAACCGAGCCATCCAAATGCTACATACAACTAATTCTCCTGTAGACTGATTGAACCCCCTTGATGAGCAGCTCCATGGAGGAAGATCACGCCCTGCCGGCAACGGCGTTCTTCCCGCTAGCAGGGCCCCACAAGTTCATCGCCGTCTTCCTCGTGTTCCTTTCGTGGGTCTTGGTCCACAGGTGGAGCCTGAGGAAGCAGAAGGGGCCAAGGTCATGGCCGGTCATCGGCGCGACGCTGGAGCAGCTGAGGAACTACTCCAGAATGCACGACTGGCTCGTGGAGTACCTGGCCAAGTACCGGACGGTGACCGTCGACATGCCCTTCACCTCATACACCTACATCGCCGACCCGGTGAACGTCGAGCATGTGCTCAAAACCAACTTCAGCAATTACCCCAAGGTGAAAGAACTCTTCTTCAGGCTTCTGAGACATGCCAGGGTTCAGTGCTGACAGTGGTGTAAATGTCCGGAATCGCGTGTGTAGGGAGTGGTATACAGATCCTACATGGACGTGCTGCTCGGCGATGGCATATTCAACGCCGACGGTGAGCTGTGGAGGAAGCAGAGGAAGACGGCGAGCTTCGAGTTTGCTTCCAAGAACCTGAGAGATTTCAGCACAATCGTGTTCAGGGAGTACTCTCTGAAGCTGTCGAGCATACTGAGCCAAGCTTGCAAGGCTGACAAAGTTGTAGACATGCAGGTAACTCATCATTCATTTCCTTGCTTATCTGAACATTTCTTGGACAAATCCTGAAGATTCCGACGAAGTAACTAATTGTACAATTCAGGAACTGTACATGAGGATGACGCTGGACTCGATCTGCAAGGTCGGGTTCGGGGTTGAGATCGGCACGCTGTCGCCGGACCTCCCAGAGAACAGCTTCGCGCAGGCCTTCGACGCCGCCAACATCATCGTGACGCTGCGGTTCATCGACCCGCTGTGGCGCGTGAAGAAGTTCCTTCACATCGGCTCGGAGGCTCTGCTGGAGCAGAGC
It includes:
- the LOC127296885 gene encoding methyltransferase FGSG_00040 — translated: MAAGARDGLDDEVLQELRSQATRLLLKEDWAGYISVCTRIVDAAATDRRILCSALAHRADGRARLGDLSGALADCDAALAADPAHPAALLAKGAVLRGLGRYALAADCFRAVLPAGSGADDVRELLEQCRRLDAQARSGAVDLSDWVLAGFSGKCPDLAEHVGPVEVRRSAHGGRGVFAVKGVEAGGTLMISKAVAIGRGVIPDAADGGEKMVVWKDFVDKVLDAAEKCPRTASLIYTLSTGEEQEEELDVPDMALFKQEPEELGDGVPETGGQEALDVDRIMKVLDVNSLTEDAPSANLLGNSGIINCGVGLWILPSLINHSCHPNARRTHVGDHTVVHASRDIKAGEEVTFPYFEVLMPVGKRREAARAWGFECRCDRCRFEDEDTVLRQELVRSENELVNGGGDMGALVVRLEDKMRKSMVKERRKAFLRASFWSAYSALFDNGRLLRKWERRVPSEAVIAFSVASAVGGCESVLKAMLRGANDGNSCGNRLEVEDKVVRIGRATYGKVVKRQAMRALFRLRLEGDNSKSF